In Mercenaria mercenaria strain notata chromosome 15, MADL_Memer_1, whole genome shotgun sequence, a single genomic region encodes these proteins:
- the LOC123548214 gene encoding uncharacterized protein LOC123548214, producing the protein MPLKFGGGEKCDICQKSVYAAERIEAGKRPYHKLCFKCSECKMTLKLENYAQADGILYCKKHFQQQVVAKNTQDPAAAM; encoded by the exons ATGCCTCTAAAGTTC GGCGGAGGAGAGAAGTGCGATATCTGCCAGAAGTCGGTGTATGCGGCCGAGAGGATAGAGGCGGGAAAACGACCCTACCATAAGCTATGTTTCAAGTGCAGTGAATGTAAAATGACACTGAA ACTAGAAAACTACGCACAGGCGGACGGTATTCTGTACTGCAAGAAACATTTCCAGCAGCAAGTTGTAGCAAAGAACACACAAGACCCGGCGGCTGCCATGTAG